A window of the Artemia franciscana chromosome 21, ASM3288406v1, whole genome shotgun sequence genome harbors these coding sequences:
- the LOC136040580 gene encoding vesicle-fusing ATPase-like — translation MDMIVVPPLYKDHAIKKYFLNAYESDVSCILFDDVGPTYKPYEMLKCYLKKKPEGKKLLVIGTTSTRLNQTLKLQETELKI, via the exons ATGGACATGATTGTAGTTCCACCATTATATAAGGACCACGCTATTAAAAAG tatttTCTTAATGCCTACGAGAGTGATGTGAGTTGCATTTTGTTTGACGATGTTGGTCCTACATACAAACCGTATGAGATGCTAAAATGTTATTTGAAGAAGAAACCTGAAGGAAAGAAATTGCTGGTTATTGGCACTACTAGCACAAG GTTGAATCAGACCTTGAAGTTACAAGAGACCGAGTTGAAGATTTAG